One region of Suncus etruscus isolate mSunEtr1 chromosome 5, mSunEtr1.pri.cur, whole genome shotgun sequence genomic DNA includes:
- the TBR1 gene encoding T-box brain protein 1 — protein sequence MQLEHCLSPSIMLSKKFLNVSSSYPHSGGSELVLHDHPIISTTDNLERSSPLKKITRGMTNQSDTDNFPDSKDSPGDVQRSKLSPVLDGVSELRHSFDGSAADRYLLSQSSQPQSAATAPSAMFPYPGQHGPAHPAFSIGSPSRYMAHHPVITNGAYNSLLSNSSPQGYPAAGYPYPQQYGHSYQGAPFYQFSSTQPGLVPGKAQVYLCNRPLWLKFHRHQTEMIITKQGRRMFPFLSFNISGLDPTAHYNIFVDVILADPNHWRFQGGKWVPCGKADTNVQGNRVYMHPDSPNTGAHWMRQEISFGKLKLTNNKGASNNNGQMVVLQSLHKYQPRLHVVEVNEDGTEDTSQPGRVQTFTFPETQFIAVTAYQNTDITQLKIDHNPFAKGFRDNYDTIYTGCDMDRLTPSPNDSPRSQIVPGARYAMAGSFLQDQFVSNYAKARFHPGAGAGPGPGTDRSVPHTNGLLSPQQAEDPGAPSPQRWFVTPANNRLDFAASAYDTATDFAGNAATLLSYAAAGVKALPLQAAGCTGRPLGYYADPSGWGARSPPQYCGAKSGSVLPCWPNSAAAAARMAGANPYLGEEAEGLAAERSPLPPGTAEEAKPKDLSDSSWIETPSSIKSIDSSDSGIYEQAKRRRLSPADTPVSESSSPLKSEVLAQRDCEKNCAKDIGGYYGFYSHS from the exons ATGCAGCTGGAGCACTGCCTTTCTCCTTCTATCATGCTCTCCAAGAAATTTCTCAATGTGAGCAGCAGCTACCCACATTCAGGCGGATCTGAGCTTGTCTTGCACGATCATCCCATTATCTCGACCACTGACAACCTGGAGAGAAGTTCACCTTTGAAAAAAATTACCAGGGGGATGACGAATCAGTCAGATACAGACAATTTTCCTGACTCCAAGGACTCACCAGGGGACGTCCAGAGAAGTAAACTCTCTCCTGTCTTGGACGGGGTCTCTGAGCTTCGTCACAGTTTCGATGGCTCTGCTGCAGATCGCTACCTCCTCTCTCAGTCCAGCCAGCCACAGTCTGCGGCCACTGCTCCCAGTGCCATGTTCCCGTACCCTGGCCAGCACGGACCTGCGCACCCCGCCTTCTCCATCGGCAGCCCCAGCCGCTACATGGCCCATCACCCGGTCATCACCAACGGAGCCTACAACAGCCTCCTGTCCAACTCCTCGCCGCAGGGCTACCCGGCGGCCGGCTATCCTTACCCGCAGCAGTATGGTCACTCCTACCAAGGAGCCCCGTTCTACCAGTTCTCCTCCACGCAGCCCGGGCTGGTGCCCGGCAAAGCGCAGGTGTACCTGTGCAACAGGCccctttggctgaaatttcaccGGCACCAAACGGAGATGATCATCACCAAACAGGGAAG GCGCATGTttccttttttaagttttaacaTTTCTGGTCTGGATCCCACGGCTCATTACAATATTTTTGTGGATGTGATTTTGGCGGATCCCAATCACTGGAGGTTTCAAGGAGGCAAATGGGTTCCTTGCGGCAAAGCGGACaccaatgtgcaag GAAACCGGGTCTATATGCACCCGGATTCCCCCAACACTGGGGCTCACTGGATGCGTCAAGAAATCTCTTTTGGAAAATTAAAACTTACAAACAACAAAGGAGCCTCAAACAACAATGGGCAG atggtggttttaCAGTCCTTGCACAAGTACCAGCCCCGCCTGCATGTGGTGGAAGTGAACGAGGACGGCACGGAGGACACCAGCCAGCCGGGCCGCGTGCAGACATTCACTTTCCCCGAGACTCAGTTCATCGCCGTCACGGCTTACCAGAACACGGAT aTTACACAACTGAAAATAGATCACAACCCCTTTGCAAAAGGATTTCGGGATAATTATGATAC GATCTACACCGGCTGCGACATGGACCGCTTGACCCCTTCGCCTAACGACTCCCCGCGCTCGCAGATCGTGCCCGGGGCCCGCTACGCCATGGCCGGCTCTTTCCTGCAGGATCAGTTCGTCAGCAACTACGCCAAGGCGCGCTTCCACCCGGGCGCGGGCGCAGGCCCGGGGCCGGGCACGGACCGCAGCGTGCCGCACACCAACGGGCTGCTGTCGCCGCAGCAGGCCGAGGACCCGGGCGCGCCGTCGCCGCAGCGCTGGTTTGTGACGCCGGCCAACAACCGGCTGGACTTCGCCGCTTCGGCCTACGACACGGCCACGGACTTCGCGGGCAACGCGGCCACGCTGCTGTCGTACGCGGCGGCCGGGGTGAAGGCGCTGCCGCTGCAGGCCGCGGGCTGCACAGGCCGCCCTCTGGGCTACTACGCCGACCCGTCGGGCTGGGGCGCGCGCAGCCCCCCGCAGTACTGCGGCGCCAAGTCGGGCTCGGTGCTGCCCTGCTGGCCCAACAGTGCCGCGGCCGCCGCGCGCATGGCCGGGGCCAACCCCTACCTGGGCGAGGAGGCCGAGGGCCTGGCCGCCGAGCGCTCGCCCTTGCCGCCCGGCACCGCCGAGGAGGCCAAGCCCAAGGACCTGTCCGACTCCAGCTGGATCGAGACGCCCTCGTCCATCAAGTCCATCGACTCGAGCGACTCGGGCATTTACGAGCAGGCCAAGCGGAGGCGCCTCTCGCCCGCCGACACCCCGGTTTCCGAGAGCTCGTCCCCGCTCAAGAGCGAGGTGCTGGCCCAGCGGGACTGCGAGAAGAACTGCGCCAAGGACATAGGCGGCTACTACGGCTTCTACTCGCACAGCTAG